The Dyadobacter sp. 676 DNA window CCCGAACTGAAAAATATGCCATTACCTACCGGCGACGCCCCTGCGATCACGATCCGGCATTTGCTTACGCACATGGCCGGTTTTCCGGAAGACAACCCATGGGGTGACCGCCAGCTGGCTACCAGCGACAAGGAGCTGATCGCATTGATTTCCAAAGGCATATCTTTTTCCAATGTGCCGGGCGTGACTTATGAATACAGCAATCTGGGCTTCGCAATGCTGGGCAGGATCATCACGAATGTGTCGGGCAAGCCTTACCAGGAATACATTTATGAAACGATTTTCAAGCCGCTGGGGATGACCAGCACCATTTGGGAGTACACAAAGGCACCCAAACGGCTGCTTGCGCATGGTTACCGGCATGAGGATGGCATGTGGAAAGAGGAGAAACTGGAGCACGACGGCACTTATGGCGCCATGGGTGGGCTGATTACCTCTATCGAAGATTTCAGTAAATATGTAGCGTTCCACCTGTCGGCCTGGCCACCTTCTTCGGGTGCCGAGACGGGCCCGGTGCTGCGCAGCGATGTGCGGGAAATGCAAATGCCGTGGAATTTCAATAATCTCAACGCTTCGTACAGGTATCCCGGCGGACGCGCCTGTGCGATGGTTTCGGCTTACGGTTACGGGCTGCGGTGGAGCAGGGATTGCGAGGGCAGAACCGGCATAGGACATACCGGCGGCTTGCCGGGCTTTGGAAGTCAGTGGCAGATTTTACCCGAATACGGCATTGGCGTCATCGCGCACGCGAACCGCACGTATGCGGGTATGGCCGCGATCAACACCGCGGTGCTCGACACGGTAATCGCTCTGGCCGGGTTGAAGCCGTTGCCGGTAACGGTTTCAGCTATATTAAAGCAGCGGAAAGAACAGCTGGTAAAAC harbors:
- a CDS encoding serine hydrolase domain-containing protein; this translates as MRIIFTTLLSIVILQARSQPDTRLEKIRATLPVIERLYKDYAEKNHFPGLAFGLVVDGKLLLSGGQGFTEIATSTKATPQSLFRIASMSKSVTAMGVLALRRAGKLKLDDPAYLYIPELKNMPLPTGDAPAITIRHLLTHMAGFPEDNPWGDRQLATSDKELIALISKGISFSNVPGVTYEYSNLGFAMLGRIITNVSGKPYQEYIYETIFKPLGMTSTIWEYTKAPKRLLAHGYRHEDGMWKEEKLEHDGTYGAMGGLITSIEDFSKYVAFHLSAWPPSSGAETGPVLRSDVREMQMPWNFNNLNASYRYPGGRACAMVSAYGYGLRWSRDCEGRTGIGHTGGLPGFGSQWQILPEYGIGVIAHANRTYAGMAAINTAVLDTVIALAGLKPLPVTVSAILKQRKEQLVKLLPTWQGAEQSGIFAENFFPDRSLPHRRKELDALLSKVGSITGSTDMVAENQLRGTFDLQCTSGSIKVFFTLTPENPALIQQLDFSLVR